A single window of Alosa alosa isolate M-15738 ecotype Scorff River chromosome 11, AALO_Geno_1.1, whole genome shotgun sequence DNA harbors:
- the LOC125303162 gene encoding DNA topoisomerase 1-like translates to MTQLTSENKEVMVKNEKIEETSEITTGVKPKKARSKATGKTQNGSKAKAQKKIKGQRSEDPDSEVDCTMRLTVKEEPDNADFVTEKRGKKRKRLKEEEEEEEAGEGPSKSHKSDKKLVKKKKRTGEEDGEAASEKKRKSEGKLKKPKKEPKESSDLDKVKRIKEEREAARALKLKLKEEEEQQRWRW, encoded by the exons ATGACACAGTTGACTTCGGAGAACAAAGAAGTGATGGTGAAAAATGAGAAGATAGAAGAGACAAGTGAGATTACCACTGG TGTGAAGCCCAAGAAGGCCCGAAGCAAAGCTACAGGGAAAACCCAAAATGGAAGCAAGGCCAAGGCCCAGAAGAAG ATCAAGGGCCAGAGGAGTGAAGATCCTGACTCTGAAGTAGATTGCACTATGCG GCTGACCGTGAAGGAGGAGCCAGACAATGCAGACTTTGTTacggagaagagagggaagaagaggaagaggctcaaagaggaggaggaggaagaggaggctggCGAAGGGCCCTCAAAGTCTCACAAGTCGGATAAGAAATT agtgaagaaaaagaagagaaccGGCGAGGAGGATGGCGAGGCGGCTtcggagaagaagaggaagagtgagGGGAAGCTGAAG AAGCCAAAGAAGGAGCCGAAGGAGTCGTCCGACTTGGACAAAGTGAAGAGGATCAAGGAGGAGCGTGAGGCCGCTCGAGCCCTGAAGCTCAAActcaaggaggaggaagagcaacAACGCTGGAGatggtag